One window of the Triticum dicoccoides isolate Atlit2015 ecotype Zavitan chromosome 3B, WEW_v2.0, whole genome shotgun sequence genome contains the following:
- the LOC119278727 gene encoding THO complex subunit 2-like isoform X1: MAPPLQAPDYRYVTEECLREWKGQSAAAFRLPDPVPRARFLYELCWAMVRGDLPPQKCRAALDSVVFVEEARQEESGSVLADIVAHLGQDITISGEYRSRLVKMTKSLVESSLIVPRLLQERCDEEFLWEVELSKSKGQDLKAKEVRVNTRLLYQQTKFNLVREESEGYAKLVTLLCQVGSDLACQNTSSATISIVKSLIGHFDLDPNRVFDIVLECFELYPDNSIFYQLIPLFPKSHAAQILGFKFQYYQQLDVNSPVPSGLFRIAALLVKSGLIDLDNLYAHLLPNDDEAFEHFGSFVSRKIDEATKIGKINLAATGKDLMDEEKQEITIDLYTALEMENDIIDERAPEIEKNQKLGLLLGFLSVHDWDHAQLLFERLAQLNPVEHVEICDALFRIVEKTISSAYSTYCQTHHKITRNINTHMLDASSVSSPSYLVDLPKEFFQMLAACGPYLHRDTQLFQKVCRVLKVYHASSKESARTAGVMSPESQVEEALGSCLLPSLQLIPANPAVDMEIWGVLSLLPYEVRYRLYGEWEKDTEQNPIVLAARQTAKLDTRRLLKRLAKENLKQLGRMVAKLAHANPMTVLRTIVQQVEAYRDMINPVVDAFKYLTQLEYDILQYIVIERLAQGGREKVKDDGLNLSDWLQCLASFWGHLCKKHHSMELKCLFQYIVNQLKKGLGTELVVLEELIQQMANVQYTENMTDEQVDAMAGSETLRLQSSLFGSTRNYKVLNKSINKLRDSLLPKDEPKLAIPLLLLIAQHRSKIIINADATYIKMVSEQFDRCHGILLQYAEFLSSAIAPSTYVQLIPPLEDLVYKYHIEPDVAFLIYRPVMRLFRSANGGEACWPLDDNEEGESVSYDEMILHGDSSQKSIMWSDLLNTIRTILPAKAWNGLSPELYATFWGLTLYDLHFPKDRYDAEIKKLHENLKQLEDSSDNSSIAISRRKKDKERIQDLLDKLNNESDKHQQHVISVLQRLTREKDKWLSSSPDALKINMEFLQRCIYPRCVLSMQDAVYCATFVQMMHSLGTPFFNTVNHIDVFICKTLQPMICCCTEYEAGRLGRFLHETLKMAYHWKSDESVYERECGNKPGFAVYFRFPNSQRVSYPQFVKVHWKWSGRITKVLNQCMESKEYMEIRNALIVLTKITSIFPVMRKSGINIEKRVAKLKGDEREDLKVLATGVAAALAARKSSWVSEEEFGMGHLDLKPVPAIPIAGNQYADPSTAKDHSVRAKSVEGRHERSENAMKPDAHKKNASTTNGSDIQIPSSSAQGKGSGVARGVDEPLKLLSDDGVKVLKPTAEPETRAAQKRAVQNAAKVSKHDVVKEDAKPGRSTSRGLNQQTSAIPVDREVLSQAADGVLDTNPTSPLVGTNGNIHPAPRKVSASSQRSTVLAAHSGGTANPTGEGESADLIDSTVKQQKRSVPVEEQERTGKRRKGEIEGRDGDLTEHHTDKEKKLDSRSVDKSRSVDHERGASEEQNLIRAEKLKEKFDDKYDRDHREKADRSERRRGEDVVERPTDRSLERRERSIEKMQDRVPEKGREDRNKEERNKIKHEPIDRAYAIKNEPIDRAYAIKNEPIDRAHTGKHEPIDRAHTSDERFRGQSLPPPPPLPTSFVPQSVAANRRDEDSDRRGSSTRHTQRSSPRRDEKERWHLEENAPLSQDDGKHRREEDLRDRKREDRDVSSSKVDDRDRDKVNTVKEDSDPNSASKRRKVKREQSALEAGEYAPSAPQPPSVGPGNSQFEIRERERKGAISQHRPSHADDLPRMHAKDSTSKTSRREADQTHDREWEEEKRPRTEAKRKHRK, from the exons GTCAGAGTCAACACACGACTTCTTTATCAGCAAACTAAATTCAACCTTGTAAGAGAGGAAAGTGAGGGCTATGCCAAGTTG GTAACCCTACTTTGTCAAGTAGGTTCAGATTTGGCTTGCCAAAATACTTCTTCAGCAACTATCAGCATTGTAAAG TCATTAATTGGACATTTTGACCTGGACCCGAATCGTGTATTTGACATT GTGTTGGAATGTTTTGAACTCTATCCAGACAACAGTATCTTTTATCAGCTTATACCTCTTTTTCCAAAG TCCCATGCTGCTCAAATTTTGGGGTTTAAATTTCAATATTATCAACAATTGGATGTAAACAGCCCTGTTCCATCTGGTCTTTTCCGAATAGCAGCGCTGTTGGTCAAATCTGGCCTTATTGACCTTGATAATCT CTACGCTCATTTACTTCCGAATGATGATGAGGCGTTTGAGCATTTTGGCTCCTTTGTTTCAAGGAAAATTGATGAG gctactaaaataggcaaaataaATCTTGCTGCTACTGGAAAGGACCTTATGGATGAAGAGAAGCAAGAAATAACGATCGATTTATACACAGCACTGGAGATGGAAAATGATATAATTGATGAACGAGCCCCTGAGATAGAAAAGAACCAGAAGCTTGGACTTCTTCTTGGTTTCCTCTCAGTCCATGATTG GGACCATGCACAGCTACTATTTGAACGTCTTGCGCAGCTAAATCCTGTCGAGCACGTTGAAATTTGTGATGCTTTATTTAG AATTGTTGAGAAGACTATTTCGTCAGCCTACAGTACATATTGTCAAACACATCATAAAATCACCCGTAACATCAACACTCATATGTTGGATGCATCATCTGTCTCTTCACCAAGTTATTTGGTTGATCTGCCAAAGGAGTTTTTCCAAATGCTTGCCGCTTGTGGACCATACCTTCACCGTGACACACAATTATTCCAGAAG GTTTGCAGAGTGTTAAAGGTGTATCATGCCTCGTCAAAAGAATCAGCCCGTACAGCAGGTGTAATGTCTCCAGAATCTcaggttgaagaagcacttggGTCATGCTTGCTTCCTTCACTGCAGCTTATACCTGCCAATCCTGCTGTTGATATGGAGATATGGGGAGTTCTTTCCCTTCTTCCTTATGAG GTGCGCTATCGTTTGTATGGTGAGTGGGAGAAGGACACTGAACAAAACCCAATTGTCCTTGCTGCAAGGCAAACAGCAAAG CTGGACACCAGACGGCTCTTAAAACGGCTGGCCAAGGAAAATCTGAAGCAGCTTGGCCGCATGGTGGCTAAACTTGCTCATGCAAATCCAATGACTGTGCTTCGGACAATTGTCCAACAG GTTGAAGCATACAGGGACATGATAAATCCAGTTGTGGATGCTTTTAAATACTTGACTCAG CTGGAATATGATATTTTGCAATATATTGTAATCGAACGGTTGGCTCAAGGTGGTCGTGAGAAAGTAAAGGATGACGGCCTTAACCTGTCAGACTGGCTTCAGTGTCTGGCATCATTCTGGGGACACCT CTGCAAGAAGCATCATTCCATGGAGCTTAAATGCCTCTTCCAATACATAGTTAATCAACTGAAGAAAGGATTGGGTACTGAGCTTGTTGTACTTGAG GAACTCATTCAGCAAATGGCAAATGTACAGTACACTGAGAACATGACTGATGAACAGGTTGATGCTATGGCAGGAAGTGAAACGTTGCGGCTTCAATCTTCGCTGTTTGGATCAACACGGAACTATAAG GTCCTGAATAAGTCTATTAACAAATTGCGGGATTCTTTGCTTCCAAAAGATGAACCCAAACTTGCAATTCCTCTACTACTGCTCATTGCCCAACACAGATCCAA GATTATAATAAATGCAGATGCCACATATATCAAAATGGTTAGCGAGCAGTTCGATAGATGCCATGGAATACTACTTCAGTATGCCGAGTTTCTTTCAAGTGCCATAGCTCCATCAACCTATGTTCAACTAATACCTCCGCTGGAAGATCTGGTTTATAAATATCATATCGAGCCAGAC GTTGCTTTTCTTATATACCGGCCTGTAATGAGGCTTTTCAGAAGCGCTAACGGTGGCGAGGCCTGTTGGCCTCTGGATGACAATGAAGAAGGGGAGTCTGTATCATATGATGAAATGATCTTGCATGGCGATTCATCTCAGAAGTCAATCAT GTGGTCAGATCTTCTCAACACAATCCGAACAATTTTGCCAGCAAAAGCGTGGAACGGTCTTTCACCTGAATTGTATGCTACTTTCTGGGGTTTAACACTGTATGATCTTCATTTTCCAAAAGATCGTTATGATGCAGAAATCAAGAAGCTGCATGAAAATCTCAAACAACTTGAAGATAGCTCAGATAACTCTAGCATTGCAATATCACGGCGTAAGAAGGACAAGGAGAGAATCCAAGATTTGCTGGACAAATTGAACAATGAATCTGACAAGCATCAACAGCACGTTATATCAGTGCTCCAAAGGCTAACCCGTGAAAAGGATAAATGGCTGAGTTCCAGTCCGGACGCACTGAAGATCAACATGGAATTTCTCCAGCGGTGCATATATCCACGCTGTGTTCTTAGCATGCAGGATGCTGTGTATTGTGCTACATTCGTCCAGATGATGCATTCACTTGGGACTCCATTTTTCAACACGGTGAATCATATAGATGTTTTCATCTGCAAGACACTACAGCCAATGATCTGTTGTTGTACCGAATATGAGGCTGGCAGGCTTGGAAGGTTTCTTCATGAGACCCTGAAGATGGCTTACCATTGGAAG AGTGACGAATCAGTATATGAGCGTGAATGTGGAAATAAGCCGGGATTCGCTGTATACTTCAGATTTCCAAATAGTCAACGCGTATCTTATCCTCAGTTCGTTAAA GTTCATTGGAAATGGAGTGGAAGAATTACCAAGGTGCTTAATCAATGTATGGAATCAAAAGAATACATGGAAATCAGAAACGCCCTTATTGTTCTCACAAAGATAACTAGTATTTTTCCTGTGATGCGAAAAAGCGGTATCAACATTGAGAAAAGG GTTGCGAAGCTAAAGGGGGATGAGAGAGAAGATCTGAAAGTACTGGCCACTGGTGTAGCTGCTGCTCTGGCAGCTCGGAAG AGTTCATGGGTATCTGAAGAAGAGTTTGGCATGGGTCACCTTGATCTGAAGCCAGTGCCTGCAATACCTATTGCTG GAAATCAGTATGCAGATCCCTCGACAGCAAAAGATCACAGCGTTCGTGCAAAATCTGTAGAGGGTAGGCATGAAAGGTCAGAAAATGCAATGAAGCCTGATGCCCATAAGAAGAATGCCTCGACTACAAACGGATCTGATATTCAAATACCATCTTCCTCTGCACAAGGAAAAGGTTCAGGGGTTGCACGTGGTGTGGATGAACCTCTGAAACTTTTGTCCGATGATGGAGTTAAAGTCTTGAAGCCTACTGCAGAACCTGAG ACAAGAGCGGCACAAAAGCGTGCTGTACAAAATGCTGCAAAGGTATCTAAGCATGATGTGGTGAAGGAAGATGCAAAACCTGGGAGATCTACTAGCAGGGGTCTTAATCAACAAACCTCTGCTATTCCTGTTGACAGAGAAGTATTGTCTCAGGCAGCTGATGGTGTGCTGGATACTAATCCCACTAGTCCGTTGGTTGGCACAAATGGTAATATACATCCGGCACCACGAAAGGTATCTGCATCCTCCCAAAGATCAACAGTATTGGCTGCACATAGCGGTGGAACAGCTAATCCCACCGGTGAAGGTGAATCTGCTGACTTGATTGATTCTACCGTGAAACAGCAAAAAAGATCTGTTCCCGTTGAAGAACAAGAGAGGACAGGTAAACGAAGGAAAGGAGAGATTGAAGGCAGGGATGGTGACTTGACGGAGCACCATACGgacaaagaaaaaaaattggaCTCACGATCAGTAGATAAATCTCGTTCTGTGGATCATGAGAGAGGTGCTAGTGAGGAACAAAACCTAATTCGGGCAGAGAAATTAAAAGAAAAGTTCGATGATAAATATGACAGAGATCATAGAGAAAAAGCAGACCGGTCCGAGAGGCGCCGTGGAGAAGACGTGGTTGAAAGACCAACAGACAGATCATTGGAAAGGAGAGAGCGTTCTATTGAAAAGATGCAAGACAGAGTTCCTGAAAAAGGAAGAGAAGACAGGAATAAGGAGGAGAGGAACAAAATTAAGCATGAACCCATAGATCGAGCATATGCTATTAAGAATGAACCCATAGATCGAGCATATGCTATTAAGAATGAACCCATAGACCGAGCACATACTGGTAAGCATGAACCCATAGACCGAGCACATACTTCTGATGAACGCTTCCGAGGGCAAAGcttgccaccacctccacctcttccAACTAGTTTTGTACCCCAATCAGTCGCTGCTAACCGAAGAGATGAAGACAGTGACCGAAGGGGCAGCAGCACCAGGCATACCCAACGGTCGTCTCCCAGGCGTGATGAGAAAGAAAGGTGGCACTTGGAGGAGAATGCTCCGCTCTCACAGGATGATGGGAAGCACCGAAGAGAGGAAGATCTCCGGGATAGAAAGCGTGAAGATAGGGATGTTTCATCAAGCAAG GTAGACGACAGGGATAGGGACAAAGTTAATACTGTGAAAGAAGATAGTGATCCTAATAGTGCATCCAAACGGCGGAAGGTTAAAAGAGAACAGTCTGCTTTGGAAGCTGGGGAATACGCGCCTTCTGCTCCACAGCCTCCGAGCGTTGGACCTGGTAACTCACAGTTTGAAatacgagagagagaaagaaagggtGCTATTTCACAGCATCGGCCATCACATGCTGATGACCTTCCTAGGATGCATGCCAAGGATTCAACAAGCAAGACAAGTCGTAGAGAGGCTGACCA AACACATGATAGAGAGTGGGAAGAGGAGAAGAGGCCAAGGACTGAAGCAAAAAGGAAGCATCGGAAGTAG